In Helianthus annuus cultivar XRQ/B chromosome 9, HanXRQr2.0-SUNRISE, whole genome shotgun sequence, the following are encoded in one genomic region:
- the LOC110877563 gene encoding uncharacterized protein LOC110877563: MDTSWMSLPRATTEYENGLDKFLDFIFSTEGKNGQISCPCIDCSNQIWVNREEARTHLQCVGFIKGYRIAPFISESCETPMLDAEDDMQGLVHDAFNGFGENIHENEIGTQNESQSIPNTNVKKFYKALEDAKKELYPGCKKFSVLSFIIRLFHSKCIGKCNDKGFSMMLDTLREAFPYASIPKSLYDLRKIIGELGLSYDKIDACPNDCMLYWISRILVDNGCSVNIIQLEKLKRMNVSPIDITSKSTVLVGFSREARNTV; the protein is encoded by the exons ATGGATACGAGTTGGATGTCTTTACCAAGAGCTACTACTGAATATGAAAACGGTCTTGACAAATTTCTTGATTTTATCTTTTCTACCGAGGGTAAAAATGGTCAAATATCATGTCCATGCATTGATTGCAGTAATCAAATATGGGTTAATCGGGAGGAGGCTAGAACGCATCTCCAATGTGTCGGGTTTATTAAAGGCTACAGAATTGCACCTTTTATTTCCGAATCATGTGAAACCCCTATGTTGGATGCTGAAGATGACATGCAAGGGTTGGTGCATGATGCATTCAACGGGTTTGGTGAGAACATACATGAAAATGAAATAGGGACACAAAATGAAAGTCAAAGTATACCAAACACAAATGTAAAAAAGTTTTATAAAGCGTTAGAAGATGCAAAGAAAGAACTATATCCTGGGTGTAAGAAGTTCTCGGTTCTTTCTTTTATCATTAGACTATTTCATAGTAAGTGTATTGGGAAATGTAATGACAAGGGTTTCAGCATGATGCTTGATACATTGAGGGAAGCCTTCCCATATGCTTCCATACCGAAGTCATTGTATGACCTAAGGAAGATAATAGGAGAATTAGGACTTAGTTATGATAAAATTGATGCATGTCCTAATGATTGTATGCTGTACTGGATATCGCG gatactggtggataatggcTGCTCCGttaacataatccaactagagaaattgaaaaggatgaatgtatctccgattGATATCACCTCAAAGTCCACTGTACTTGTTGGTTTCAGTAGGGAAGCCAGGAACACAGTGTga
- the LOC110875635 gene encoding uncharacterized protein LOC110875635, whose protein sequence is MFRACFSKDGTTKNLEASNAIAQMQQLSSNLPEGSIDKPKPGPDDVFSKVMGIDRNGDAVMYGLGVRAADVWGVIPSRSACHRENNQLKSQCKELTSTVVQLRAQVSEMEGSRGGSNVQPLASQHFPNVTNGHQRLRVGDEVFLKSILNSTEIVARGRVQSLDPNDLIGGTEIGLEWCEVNVQVPIKKDENLVRPYGLFSTIQDCIGASIAWPYPFISVFKGER, encoded by the exons ATGTTTCGTGCATGTTTCTCCAAAGATGGAACTACCAAAAATTTGGAAGCTTCAAATGCAATT GCACAGATGCAACAACTTAGTTCTAATCTTCCCGAGGGATCGATCGATAAGCCTAAGCCTGGACCAGATGATGTTTTTTCTAAAGTAATGGGTATTGACCGAAATGGTGATGCGGTTATGTATGGTCTGGGTGTTCGTGCTGCTGATGTTTGGGGTGTAATACCAAGTCGTTCAGCATGTCATAGAGAAAACAACCAATTGAAGTCTCAATGTAAAGAACTTACTAGTACTGTGGTCCAGTTACGAGCCCAAGTATCAGAGATGGAAGGGTCGAGGGGTGGTTCCAATGTTCAACCTCTTGCATCACAACATTTCCCCAATGTAACCAATGGACATCAACGTTTACGg GTCGGAGATGAAGTTTTCCTCAAAAGCATTCTAAACTCTACCGAGATTGTAGCAAGAGGAAGGGTCCAGAGCTTGGACCCAAATGATCTAATTGGTGGTACAGAGATTGGACTAGAATGGTGTGAGGTAAACGTTCAAGTACCAAtaaaaaaagatgaaaacttggtaagaccatatggtttattttctacaattcaagattgtattgGTGCATCCATTGCATGGCCCTATCCATTCATCTCAGTAT tcaaagGTGAAAGGTGA
- the LOC118481885 gene encoding uncharacterized protein LOC118481885: MDTSKKDIDVEYMPGSDIDVEQDYQEAATKISKKSLKRYTNLAQKRFIAPTVSCVLTSSESHMKKGQVIDTSGRSTLAKRKLSAVDNDDDHGERDMRFHDINEEQDDVEFDDIEDIDMNEAYEEQDSFKDDGRKDMEHLEQVNDLENQNDELVEKECGVPENEEEHEGSQQENEAGLIYLLDCFIFFC; this comes from the exons ATGGATACCAGCAAGAAAGATATAGATGTAGAGTATATGCCTGGTTCTGATATTGATGTTGAGCAAGATTATCAAGAAGCTGCTACAAAAATCTCTAAAAAG TCCCTGAAAAGATATACTAATTTAGCACAGAAACGATTCATTGCTCCGACTGTCTCCTGTGTGCTAACATCTTCAGAATCTCATATGAAAAAGGGACAAGTAATTGATACAAGTGGGAGATCAACTCTAGCTAAGAGAAAGTTATCTGCAGTTGACAACGATGATGACCACGGGGAGCGTGACATGAGATTTCATG ATATCAATGAAGAACAAGATGATGTtgaatttgatgatattgaagatatAGATATGAATGAAGCTTATGAAGAACAAGATAGTTTTAAAGATGATGGACGTAAAGACATGGAACATTTAGAACAAGTGAATGATTTAGAAAATCAGAACGATGAACTGGTTGAAAAAGAATGTGGAGTTCCAGAAAATGAAGAAGAGCATGAAGGTTCACAACAAGAAAATGAAGCAGGTTTAATCTATCTACTTGATTgcttcatttttttttgttaa